A genomic region of Nymphaea colorata isolate Beijing-Zhang1983 chromosome 2, ASM883128v2, whole genome shotgun sequence contains the following coding sequences:
- the LOC116248502 gene encoding glycine-rich protein DC7.1-like produces the protein MARSKLALPLVFAFLLFSQIFAADLEEKPDNKDANVEDAKYPYGPGQDPRGGPYGPGPYHGGGPYGGGPYGRGPPYCRFYCHGRCCSAEEFAALFQAADAGDLNADKHYGPYRPGIPPYRRPPYCHHYCGFRCCSAQEYAEFVQAGN, from the exons ATGGCACGGAGCAAGCTTGCCCTCCCCCTCGTATTTGCTTTCCTGCTCTTCTCCCAAATCTTTGCTGCAGACTTGGAAGAGAAACCAG ATAACAAGGATGCCAATGTAGAAGATGCCAAATACCCATATGGTCCGGGCCAAGACCCTCGCGGTGGCCCATATGGTCCGGGCCCATACCATGGCGGTGGCCCATACGGCGGTGGCCCATATGGCCGTGGCCCGCCGTACTGCCGATTCTACTGTCATGGCAGGTGCTGCTCTGCCGAAGAGTTTGCTGCCCTCTTTCAGGCAGCTGACGCCGGCGACTTGAATGCTGACAAGCATTATGGACCCTACAGACCTGGAATCCCCCCTTACAGGCGTCCACCTTACTGCCACCACTACTGCGGGTTCAGGTGCTGCTCGGCCCAGGAGTATGCTGAGTTTGTGCAGGCAGGGAACTAG